A window of the Miscanthus floridulus cultivar M001 chromosome 14, ASM1932011v1, whole genome shotgun sequence genome harbors these coding sequences:
- the LOC136504653 gene encoding uncharacterized protein, translating into MSSEDKAMASCVTSLSPKAMASEPDPNRMMMSRSNMEYSQTNGQANAVLGPVAIFWDIENCPVPSDVRPEDVASNVRMALRMHPVVRGAVTMLSAYGDFNAFPRRLREGCQRTGVKLVDVPNGRKDAADKAILIDMFLFALDNHPPSSIMLISGDVDFAPALHILGQRGYTIVIAIPSSVTVSSALSSAGSFVWDWPSLARGEGMVIPRSLVRRLADYPCYVNSGHVGQFPDNQNEEEAIVYTGTSRNEYGGRPPINQMYCYNTFQTTREPSKALYTVEDGNCGASSRPHNLSCGQNESPEAGQGLTDEQSWWVRPGDLQGLKGQLIRLFELSGGCVPLVRIPSEYLKLFGRHLYVSEYGAVKLVHLFEKLADSFVVIGKGHRKMICLCNSGDRNLKNYSSTPIILKKNTGSSALEESTIGACQQLGSSSDDLSEDEPNINPDIDGSYVFNEHLDSFRREIQELLVCYSCPVPLGNFESLYEQRYKKIIDYESLGVTGLEELVEKVKDVVDLHEDQASKSKFLIGNYTTG; encoded by the coding sequence ATGTCTTCTGAAGATAAAGCAATGGCTAGTTGTGTCACTTCACTCTCACCAAAAGCTATGGCGTCGGAACCAGATCCCAACAGGatgatgatgtctagatcaaATATGGAGTATTCGCAAACAAATGGCCAGGCAAATGCTGTTCTTGGTCCTGTGGCTATCTTTTGGGACATTGAGAACTGTCCTGTTCCAAGTGATGTACGGCCAGAAGACGTTGCTAGCAATGTTAGGATGGCTTTGCGCATGCATCCTGTTGTTAGGGGTGCTGTGACAATGCTGTCTGCTTATGGAGATTTCAATGCTTTCCCAAGGAGACTCAGGGAGGGATGCCAGAGAACTGGAGTCAAACTTGTTGATGTTCCTAATGGACGGAAAGATGCTGCTGATAAGGCTATACTGATTGATATGTTCCTCTTTGCACTTGACAATCACCCACCATCATCCATTATGCTCATATCTGGTGATGTGGACTTCGCTCCGGCATTGCATATACTTGGCCAACGCGGATACACCATTGTCATTGCCATTCCGTCTTCAGTTACCGTCTCATCAGCTCTGAGCAGTGCTGGGAGTTTCGTGTGGGACTGGCCTAGCCTTGCCCGTGGTGAAGGTATGGTGATCCCTAGGTCCTTGGTGCGCCGTCTGGCTGATTATCCATGTTATGTCAACAGTGGGCATGTGGGACAGTTCCCTGACAATCAGAATGAAGAGGAGGCCATTGTGTATACCGGAACATCAAGGAATGAATATGGTGGCAGACCTCCCATCAACCAAATGTATTGCTATAACACTTTCCAGACAACTAGAGAACCAAGCAAAGCTCTGTATACTGTTGAAGATGGGAACTGTGGTGCATCATCAAGGCCTCATAATTTATCATGTGGTCAGAATGAAAGTCCTGAGGCAGGCCAAGGTTTGACAGATGAGCAGTCATGGTGGGTTCGTCCTGGTGATCTTCAAGGATTGAAGGGTCAACTAATACGCCTCTTTGAATTATCTGGAGGATGTGTCCCACTTGTTCGTATTCCCTCAGAGTATCTAAAACTCTTTGGCAGacacctatatgtatcagaataTGGAGCTGTTAAGCTTGTTCATCTTTTCGAGAAGCTGGCTGACTCTTTTGTTGTCATAGGGAAGGGTCATAGAAAGATGATCTGCCTCTGTAATTCTGGTGATAGGAACCTGAAGAACTATTCAAGTACGCCAATCATTTTGAAGAAGAACACCGGAAGTTCTGCTCTTGAAGAAAGCACGATAGGAGCATGTCAGCAGTTGGGCAGCTCATCAGATGATTTGTCAGAGGATGAACCAAATATCAACCCAGATATAGATGGCTCATATGTGTTTAATGAGCATCTAGACAGTTTCAGAAGGGAGATTCAGGAGCTTCTTGTTTGCTACTCCTGCCCTGTTCCGCTTGGTAATTTCGAGAGTTTATATGAGCAGCGGTACAAGAAGATCATTGACTATGAGAGCTTGGGAGTCACTGGTCTCGAGGAGCTAGTTGAGAAGGTGAAAGATGTGGTAGATTTGCACGAGGACCAAGCCAGCAAAAGCAAGTTCCTTATTGGTAACTACACCACCGGTTAG